A genomic stretch from Flavobacterium nitratireducens includes:
- a CDS encoding HesB/IscA family protein encodes MIKVSDTAKKKIIDLMEEDGFDAATDYVRVGVKSGGCSGLSYDLKFDKNKGEDDKIFVDNNITIAVEKKSFLYLAGTILEYSGGLNGKGFVFNNPNATRTCGCGESFSL; translated from the coding sequence ATGATAAAGGTTTCTGATACAGCCAAAAAGAAAATTATCGACTTGATGGAAGAAGATGGTTTTGATGCCGCGACCGATTATGTTAGAGTAGGTGTTAAAAGTGGCGGATGTTCGGGCTTATCTTACGATTTAAAGTTCGACAAAAACAAAGGTGAAGATGATAAGATTTTCGTAGACAATAACATCACTATTGCTGTGGAGAAAAAATCATTTTTATATCTCGCTGGAACAATTTTAGAATATTCAGGTGGATTGAATGGAAAAGGATTTGTTTTCAATAATCCAAATGCAACAAGAACCTGCGGATGTGGGGAGAGTTTTTCTCTATAA
- a CDS encoding MBL fold metallo-hydrolase, whose translation MKLYPIETGNFKLDGGAMFGVVPKTIWNKTNPADANNLIDIAARCLLIEDGNRLILIDSGMGNKQSEKFFGYYSLWGTHSMDASLAKYGFHRDDITDVFLTHLHFDHCGGCIQWNKDRTGYEPAFKNARFWSNENHWKWATEPNSREKASFLSENILPMQESGQLHFIKRYEGDFVDKSELGFDIFFVDGHTEKQMIPLIQYQGKTIVFCADLLPTAGHIPIPYVMGYDTRPLLTMNEKTKFMNIAASNNYYLFLEHDAHNEIITVQHTEKGVRLKEILSNEDFLI comes from the coding sequence ATGAAATTATATCCTATAGAAACCGGAAATTTCAAATTAGACGGAGGAGCTATGTTTGGCGTAGTGCCAAAAACCATTTGGAATAAAACCAATCCAGCTGATGCTAATAATTTAATCGATATTGCTGCAAGATGTTTGTTGATCGAAGATGGAAACCGATTAATTTTAATTGATAGCGGAATGGGAAATAAACAATCCGAAAAGTTTTTTGGATATTATTCGCTTTGGGGAACACATTCTATGGATGCCTCTTTGGCTAAATATGGTTTTCATCGCGATGATATTACAGATGTGTTTTTAACCCATTTGCATTTTGATCATTGTGGTGGTTGTATTCAATGGAATAAAGACAGAACAGGATATGAGCCAGCTTTTAAAAATGCCCGATTTTGGTCGAATGAAAATCATTGGAAATGGGCTACTGAACCCAATTCAAGAGAAAAAGCTTCCTTTTTGTCAGAGAATATTTTGCCAATGCAGGAAAGCGGGCAGTTGCATTTTATTAAAAGATATGAAGGTGATTTTGTAGATAAATCCGAGTTGGGTTTTGATATTTTCTTTGTAGACGGTCATACCGAAAAACAGATGATTCCACTTATCCAATATCAAGGAAAGACCATTGTTTTTTGTGCCGATTTATTGCCTACTGCCGGTCATATTCCTATTCCTTATGTCATGGGATACGATACTAGACCATTGCTAACAATGAATGAGAAAACCAAGTTCATGAACATAGCTGCTAGTAATAATTACTATTTGTTTTTAGAACATGATGCCCACAACGAAATTATCACAGTGCAACATACTGAGAAAGGTGTTCGATTGAAAGAAATTTTGTCTAATGAAGATTTCTTAATTTAA
- a CDS encoding S8 family peptidase produces MNSIKVSGISLISALVLAACGSQRQVANYSAFKAISAPLNVKKVSPLKQEDLKRWSHLDLVKDTIPGMSMDRAYAELLKDRKAVKVIVGIVDSGVDIEHEDLKPVIWTNKKEIPGNGIDDDKNGFVDDVHGWNFLGDIVKEHLEYERIVKDKSLVDETTFQEAKKLYDKKFVDAQNEMSYYTMMSANVEEADKVLQKLLGKPIYTADDLKAVESKDTLVQKSKTLMQRMFSYGLPIAELKSEIQQQIEAKYEILKGQETLNIDYRKVLGDNPNDITDTKYGNGNVIGPDKKEALHGTHVAGIVAQTRGNGLGGDGVASNNVEILTVRAVPDGDEYDKDIALAIRYAVDNGAKVINGSFGKSFSPHKDWVFDAIKYAAKKDVLFVHAAGNDAKNIDYADNFPNDSEDKITEIADNVITVGALNFQYDQNIVARFSNIGKINVDVFAPGVQIYATTPENSYQFLQGTSMASPNVAGVAALIRSYYPKLTAAQVKHILMESGVAIDKDVIVGGNPNDVRPFKELSKTGKIVNAYNAVLMANEMAKK; encoded by the coding sequence ATGAATAGTATCAAAGTTAGTGGTATATCACTTATTTCTGCTTTAGTATTGGCAGCTTGTGGTTCACAAAGACAAGTAGCAAACTATAGTGCTTTCAAAGCTATTAGCGCTCCTTTAAATGTAAAAAAAGTTTCTCCCTTAAAACAGGAGGATTTAAAAAGATGGAGTCACTTAGACCTAGTAAAAGATACTATTCCAGGTATGAGCATGGATAGGGCTTATGCCGAATTGTTAAAGGACCGTAAAGCCGTTAAAGTAATTGTAGGTATTGTAGATTCAGGTGTTGATATTGAGCACGAGGATTTGAAACCTGTTATCTGGACAAATAAAAAAGAAATTCCTGGTAACGGAATTGATGATGATAAAAATGGTTTTGTAGATGATGTTCATGGATGGAATTTCCTTGGAGATATTGTAAAAGAGCATCTGGAATATGAAAGGATTGTAAAAGATAAATCCTTAGTTGATGAAACGACTTTCCAAGAAGCTAAAAAGCTTTATGATAAAAAATTTGTTGATGCTCAAAACGAAATGAGTTATTACACCATGATGAGTGCTAATGTTGAAGAAGCCGATAAAGTACTTCAAAAACTATTAGGGAAACCAATTTATACGGCGGATGATTTAAAGGCTGTCGAATCTAAAGATACTTTGGTTCAAAAAAGTAAAACACTTATGCAAAGAATGTTTTCCTATGGTCTTCCAATAGCAGAGTTGAAATCAGAAATTCAACAGCAAATAGAAGCTAAGTATGAAATTTTAAAAGGACAAGAAACTTTAAATATCGATTACAGAAAGGTGTTAGGCGATAATCCTAATGACATCACTGATACTAAATATGGTAATGGAAATGTAATTGGACCAGACAAAAAAGAAGCACTTCATGGAACTCATGTTGCTGGTATTGTAGCTCAAACTAGAGGAAATGGTTTAGGCGGAGATGGAGTAGCTAGTAATAATGTCGAAATCCTTACTGTTCGTGCCGTACCAGATGGAGATGAATATGATAAAGATATCGCATTGGCTATTCGTTATGCAGTAGATAATGGGGCGAAGGTAATTAATGGAAGTTTTGGTAAATCATTTTCTCCTCACAAAGATTGGGTTTTTGATGCTATTAAGTACGCTGCTAAAAAAGACGTTTTATTTGTTCATGCTGCTGGAAATGATGCTAAAAATATTGACTATGCTGATAATTTCCCAAATGATTCTGAGGATAAAATCACCGAAATTGCTGACAATGTAATCACTGTTGGTGCTTTAAATTTTCAATATGATCAAAATATAGTAGCTCGTTTTTCAAATATTGGAAAAATCAATGTAGATGTTTTTGCACCAGGAGTACAAATTTATGCTACAACTCCTGAAAATAGCTATCAGTTTTTACAAGGAACGTCAATGGCTTCTCCTAATGTGGCTGGAGTTGCTGCGTTAATTCGCTCATATTATCCAAAATTAACAGCTGCACAAGTAAAACATATTTTAATGGAATCTGGTGTGGCAATTGATAAGGATGTTATTGTGGGAGGGAATCCTAATGATGTTCGTCCGTTTAAAGAATTGTCTAAAACAGGAAAAATCGTCAATGCTTACAATGCTGTTTTAATGGCTAATGAAATGGCTAAAAAATAA
- a CDS encoding M1 family metallopeptidase, whose product MKQILFFAFLFINAFSVEAQKMPYWQQAVDYKMEVAVDAEKYQYKGKQLLVYTNNSSDTLKKVYYHLYNNAFQPGSEMAERADNIKDPDARMVRKNKVGDSIVKENRIQNLKPNEIGYLKVTNFKQDGLEATTKTKGTILEVLLAKPILPHSKTTFTLDFEGQVPLQIRRSGRNNAEGVALSMSQWYPKIAEFDFEGWHADPYIAREFHGVWGNFDVKITIDKDYVLGGSGYLQKPNKIGHGYQDAGVVVKHSRRTKKLTWHFIAPMVHDFTWAADKEYLHDVVKGPNNVDLHFLYKNNPKIIENWKKMQPLMVKVMDFYNKNIGNYPYNQYSFIQGGDGGMEYAMCTLILGNGSLEGTFGTATHELGHAWFQHILASNESKHPWMDEGFTTYVEDLAVNEVLGNKAKNPFEGNYKAYYSLVNSGKEQPQTTHADRYDENRPYSISSYIKGSIFLSQLGYLIGQDKLAETIKKYYNDFKFKHPTPNDIKRTAERVSGAELDWYLTDWTQTTNTIDYGISSVVEKGDKTVINLERIGRMPMPIDLQVEYTDGTLENFYIPLRMMYFEKANANPAVKRTILSDWTWANPKYKLSIPVVKSSIKKITIDPSGLMADVKAENNSYEVK is encoded by the coding sequence ATGAAACAAATTCTATTTTTTGCATTCCTTTTTATAAATGCATTTTCTGTTGAGGCTCAAAAAATGCCTTATTGGCAACAAGCTGTTGATTATAAAATGGAAGTAGCTGTAGATGCCGAAAAGTATCAGTACAAAGGGAAACAACTATTGGTGTACACTAATAATTCTTCAGATACTTTAAAAAAAGTGTATTATCATTTGTATAATAATGCATTCCAACCAGGAAGCGAAATGGCAGAAAGGGCTGATAACATCAAAGATCCTGATGCTAGAATGGTACGAAAAAATAAAGTAGGAGATTCTATTGTTAAAGAAAATCGGATTCAAAATTTAAAGCCAAACGAAATTGGTTATTTGAAAGTAACTAATTTTAAGCAAGATGGACTTGAAGCTACAACAAAGACAAAGGGTACTATTCTAGAAGTGCTCTTAGCAAAGCCCATTTTGCCTCATTCGAAAACCACTTTTACGTTGGATTTTGAAGGACAAGTACCTTTGCAAATTCGTCGTTCAGGTCGAAATAACGCCGAAGGTGTAGCCTTATCCATGTCACAATGGTATCCTAAAATAGCCGAATTTGATTTTGAAGGTTGGCATGCCGATCCCTATATCGCCAGAGAATTTCATGGTGTTTGGGGAAATTTTGATGTAAAAATTACCATTGACAAAGATTACGTTTTGGGTGGTTCAGGCTATTTACAAAAGCCTAATAAAATAGGGCATGGTTATCAAGATGCTGGAGTAGTTGTGAAACATTCCCGAAGAACTAAAAAACTAACTTGGCATTTTATTGCACCTATGGTTCATGATTTTACCTGGGCAGCCGATAAGGAATATCTACATGATGTGGTAAAAGGCCCTAATAATGTAGACCTACATTTCCTGTACAAAAACAATCCTAAAATTATTGAAAACTGGAAAAAAATGCAGCCTTTAATGGTTAAGGTGATGGATTTTTACAACAAAAATATAGGCAATTATCCCTACAATCAGTACTCGTTTATCCAAGGAGGCGATGGTGGAATGGAGTATGCCATGTGTACGTTGATTTTAGGAAATGGATCACTTGAAGGTACTTTTGGAACGGCAACACATGAGCTAGGACACGCTTGGTTTCAGCATATTTTAGCATCAAATGAATCTAAGCATCCATGGATGGACGAGGGTTTTACGACATACGTTGAAGATTTAGCGGTCAATGAAGTTTTAGGCAATAAAGCCAAGAATCCATTTGAAGGAAATTATAAAGCTTATTATTCACTGGTGAATTCCGGTAAGGAACAACCGCAAACTACCCATGCCGACCGATATGATGAAAACAGGCCTTATAGCATTTCGTCTTACATCAAAGGGAGTATCTTTTTGTCGCAGTTGGGCTATCTTATAGGTCAGGATAAATTAGCAGAAACCATAAAGAAGTACTACAATGATTTCAAGTTCAAACATCCTACACCTAATGATATTAAACGTACAGCGGAGCGTGTATCGGGAGCCGAATTGGATTGGTATTTAACCGATTGGACACAAACAACCAATACGATAGATTACGGAATTTCTTCTGTTGTGGAAAAAGGAGATAAAACAGTAATTAATTTAGAGCGAATAGGTAGAATGCCAATGCCTATTGACTTACAAGTCGAATATACAGATGGGACTTTAGAAAATTTTTACATTCCGTTGCGCATGATGTATTTTGAAAAAGCAAATGCTAATCCAGCTGTTAAAAGAACAATCCTAAGCGATTGGACTTGGGCGAATCCAAAATACAAATTAAGCATTCCCGTGGTAAAAAGCAGCATCAAAAAAATCACCATTGACCCAAGTGGTTTAATGGCGGATGTCAAAGCAGAAAATAATAGTTACGAAGTGAAGTAA
- the mfd gene encoding transcription-repair coupling factor, which translates to MSKSALYTIYETSPKTIQITKALEEKQGAKLHLSGLLGSAMSFVIRSVFKKAELPFLLILNNKEEAAYYLNDLEQMVGEEDVLFYPSSYRRPYQIEETDNANVLLRAEVLNRINSRKKPAVIVSYPEALFEKVVTRRDLDKNTLKVTVGDKVSIDFINEVLFEYEFKRVDFITEPGEFSVRGGIVDVFSFSNDNPYRIEFFGDEVESIRTFDVATQLSIEQQKKITIIPNVENKVFQENRESFLDYISEKTVLFIQNTEDVLAQLDKQFARAEEAFEKLSKDIKHATPEQLFLDQKAFVKRALDFSVVELSSKAIFRTTKKFEFHIYPQPSFNKQFDLLLNNLSENHFNGYKNYLFCSNEAQAKRFHDIFETLDEANSENIRKQYNTVVLPMYQGFIDEENQISCYTDHQIFERYHKFSIKNGYSKKQNITLKELTTLSVGDYVTHIDHGIGKFGGLQKIQVEGKTQEAIKLVYADNDIVYVSIHSLHKISKYNGKDGTPPKIYKLGSNAWKALKQKTKARVKHIAFNLIQLYAKRRLEKGFQYAPDSYLQNELESSFIYEDTPDQIKSTAEVKADMESDRPMDRLVCGDVGFGKTEVAIRAAFKAVDNSKQVAVLVPTTILAYQHFRTFSERLKDMPVKIGYLNRFRTAKQKAETLKELAEGKLDIVIGTHQLVNKNVVFKDLGLLIVDEEQKFGVNVKDKLKTIAANVDTLTLTATPIPRTLQFSLMAARDLSVITTPPPNRYPIETNVVGFNEEVIRDAISYEIQRNGQVYFINNRIENIKEVAGMIQRLVPNAKVGIGHGQMDGKKLEELMLAFMNGEFDVLVATTIIESGLDVPNANTIFINNANNFGLSDLHQMRGRVGRSNKKAFCYFICPPYSSMTEEARKRIQALEQFSELGSGFNIAMKDLEIRGAGDLLGGEQSGFINEIGFDTYQKIMNEAIEELKENEFKDLYPVENDIETKEYVKDLQIDTDFELLFSDEYINNISERMNLYNELSAIKNEEELQVFQNRLIDRFGPLPPRANALMNSIRIKWVATRVGIEKLVMKQGKMIGYFVSDQQSDFYQSNRFHKVLVFVQKNPTLCKMKEKQTANGLRLLLTFDNVKSTRRALELMELLGGKEE; encoded by the coding sequence TTGAGTAAATCTGCCCTTTATACTATTTACGAAACTTCTCCTAAAACAATACAAATTACCAAAGCGTTAGAAGAGAAGCAGGGTGCCAAATTACATCTAAGTGGATTGTTAGGTTCGGCCATGTCGTTTGTTATTCGTTCGGTGTTTAAAAAAGCGGAACTTCCTTTTTTACTTATTTTAAATAATAAAGAAGAAGCAGCTTATTATTTGAACGATTTAGAACAAATGGTAGGTGAGGAAGATGTGTTGTTTTATCCTAGTTCCTATCGTCGTCCGTACCAAATTGAAGAGACGGATAATGCCAATGTATTGCTTCGTGCAGAGGTGTTGAACCGAATTAATTCGCGCAAAAAACCAGCTGTTATAGTCAGTTATCCTGAAGCGCTATTTGAAAAAGTAGTAACTCGTCGTGATTTGGACAAAAACACTCTCAAGGTAACTGTTGGCGATAAGGTTTCAATTGATTTTATCAATGAAGTTTTATTCGAATACGAATTCAAAAGGGTTGATTTTATTACGGAACCCGGTGAGTTTTCAGTGCGTGGTGGAATTGTAGATGTATTTTCATTTTCGAATGATAATCCGTACCGAATTGAGTTTTTTGGCGATGAGGTCGAAAGTATCCGAACTTTTGATGTGGCTACCCAATTGTCGATTGAACAGCAAAAGAAAATCACCATAATTCCTAATGTCGAAAACAAAGTTTTTCAGGAAAATAGAGAGAGTTTCTTAGATTATATTTCAGAGAAAACCGTTCTTTTTATACAGAATACGGAAGATGTTTTAGCGCAATTAGACAAACAATTTGCCCGTGCCGAAGAAGCTTTTGAGAAATTGTCTAAGGATATCAAGCACGCTACACCTGAGCAATTATTTTTAGACCAAAAAGCTTTTGTAAAACGTGCGTTGGATTTTTCAGTTGTCGAATTAAGTTCAAAAGCGATTTTCAGAACTACTAAAAAGTTTGAATTTCACATTTATCCGCAACCTTCGTTCAACAAACAATTTGATTTGTTGTTGAATAATTTGAGCGAGAATCATTTTAATGGCTATAAAAATTATTTGTTTTGTTCGAATGAGGCTCAGGCAAAGCGTTTTCATGATATTTTTGAAACCCTAGATGAAGCCAATTCGGAGAATATCCGTAAGCAATACAATACCGTTGTGTTGCCTATGTATCAAGGTTTTATTGACGAAGAGAACCAAATTTCATGCTATACCGATCACCAAATTTTTGAGCGCTACCATAAATTTAGCATCAAAAACGGTTATTCTAAAAAACAGAATATCACCTTAAAAGAGCTGACTACACTTTCAGTGGGCGATTATGTGACACATATTGACCACGGAATTGGGAAATTTGGTGGATTGCAAAAAATTCAGGTCGAAGGCAAAACGCAGGAAGCCATTAAATTGGTATATGCTGATAATGATATTGTGTATGTGAGTATTCATTCGCTACACAAAATTTCAAAATACAACGGCAAAGATGGAACGCCACCAAAAATATACAAATTAGGCTCGAATGCATGGAAAGCTTTAAAGCAAAAAACCAAAGCCAGAGTCAAGCATATTGCATTCAACCTGATTCAATTGTATGCTAAAAGGCGATTGGAAAAAGGTTTTCAATACGCGCCCGATAGTTATTTGCAAAACGAATTAGAAAGTTCGTTCATTTACGAAGATACACCGGACCAAATCAAATCGACAGCCGAAGTAAAAGCCGATATGGAGAGCGACCGCCCAATGGATCGTTTGGTTTGTGGAGACGTAGGTTTTGGAAAAACAGAAGTCGCTATTCGTGCCGCTTTCAAAGCAGTGGATAATAGTAAACAGGTGGCGGTTTTGGTGCCAACAACTATTTTGGCCTACCAGCATTTCCGAACTTTTTCAGAGCGATTGAAAGATATGCCAGTAAAAATTGGCTATTTGAATCGTTTTAGAACAGCCAAACAAAAGGCAGAAACCCTAAAAGAATTAGCTGAAGGGAAATTAGATATTGTGATTGGAACACATCAATTGGTGAACAAAAATGTCGTTTTTAAAGATTTAGGTTTGTTGATTGTAGACGAAGAACAGAAGTTTGGTGTAAACGTAAAAGACAAATTAAAAACTATTGCTGCCAATGTGGATACGCTGACTTTAACAGCAACGCCAATTCCTAGAACCTTGCAGTTTTCATTAATGGCAGCTCGTGATTTGTCAGTTATTACAACACCTCCACCCAATAGATATCCTATTGAAACGAATGTAGTAGGTTTTAATGAGGAAGTAATTCGTGATGCGATTTCGTATGAAATTCAGCGTAACGGTCAGGTCTATTTTATCAATAACCGCATTGAAAATATCAAAGAAGTAGCCGGAATGATTCAGCGTTTGGTGCCCAATGCTAAAGTGGGAATTGGTCATGGACAAATGGACGGTAAAAAACTCGAAGAACTGATGTTGGCTTTTATGAATGGTGAATTTGATGTTTTGGTAGCGACGACTATTATCGAAAGTGGATTGGATGTGCCTAATGCCAATACCATTTTTATCAATAATGCCAATAATTTTGGTCTCTCGGATTTGCATCAAATGCGTGGACGAGTGGGAAGAAGTAATAAGAAAGCCTTCTGTTATTTTATTTGCCCGCCTTATTCGTCGATGACTGAGGAAGCCCGAAAACGTATTCAGGCTTTGGAGCAATTTTCTGAATTGGGTAGCGGATTCAATATTGCCATGAAGGATTTGGAAATTCGTGGTGCTGGAGATTTATTGGGAGGAGAACAATCCGGTTTTATTAACGAAATTGGTTTCGATACCTATCAGAAAATTATGAACGAGGCAATTGAAGAGCTGAAAGAAAACGAATTCAAAGATTTGTATCCGGTTGAGAATGATATTGAAACCAAAGAATACGTAAAAGACCTGCAAATTGACACCGATTTTGAGTTGTTGTTTTCGGATGAATACATCAATAATATTTCGGAGCGTATGAATTTGTATAACGAATTGAGCGCCATTAAAAATGAAGAGGAATTGCAGGTTTTCCAAAATAGACTCATTGACCGTTTTGGTCCTTTGCCTCCAAGAGCTAATGCGTTAATGAATAGTATCCGAATCAAATGGGTGGCTACTCGTGTGGGAATTGAAAAACTGGTCATGAAACAAGGAAAAATGATAGGTTATTTTGTTTCTGATCAACAATCGGATTTTTACCAGTCGAATCGTTTTCATAAAGTTTTAGTCTTTGTTCAAAAAAATCCAACACTTTGCAAAATGAAAGAAAAACAAACCGCTAATGGTTTACGTTTATTGCTGACTTTTGATAACGTAAAATCAACCAGAAGAGCTTTGGAATTGATGGAGCTATTGGGAGGAAAAGAAGAATAA
- a CDS encoding ATP-binding protein yields the protein MTLKKTSPKILCLIVSSSVVFLMLYAVLLYYINKTEKDAYRNSVELFESKINELLLLESKPILTALKNDTNWDEFVEFIKTKKQSWYDETISNELDIYGADYLGVYDQNKKFITRTPTAVIKTIDFIPRQAMLVLDKKRVAKFYIKIPEGIVEVTGATIHPSDDPLKIKTKPFGYFFAVRLINQKFIKNLEKITTSKIAFLNSDENRAEQRHIVSTVYPLKNSRGLLIGKLLFERNFDVYFENTIRILYIIITVFIVYLVVSIYYTQKLVYRPLYFVRRALQRGSLSAIAELKKTSGEFSYIGRLFEENNNQKIALIKAKIKAEEGDLLKASFLANLSHEIRTPMNAINGFTELILNTELSEEERIEYLTIIQQNGKNLTSIIDDLIEMSKIDTNQITPNFTEINLESCIEELYKTVKVTIPKKKPLKFKLYKSSVPADYNIVTDAIKLKQVVINLLTNAIKYTDEGLVTFKYEINEEEKLIHFTIQDTGSGIDENHHKHVFDRFKRIENDQSITVGGLGLGLSISKAYIEILGGTISLESKVGEGSIFYFSIPLKYAKVEHIVVKPIREKELAKSQNRVILIAEDDNLKFLLFQKMMKDKGYQIIRAVNGQEAVDICINNSDIDLVLMDIKMPVMNGFEAIELIRPIRPQLIIIAQTAYSSSEDKAKIEKAGFDDYITKPLNRERLFELIDKY from the coding sequence ATGACATTAAAAAAAACGTCCCCTAAAATACTTTGTTTAATTGTTTCTTCAAGTGTAGTTTTTTTGATGCTTTATGCTGTTTTATTGTATTATATTAATAAGACAGAAAAGGATGCTTATCGTAATTCGGTGGAATTATTTGAAAGCAAAATCAATGAATTATTATTATTAGAATCAAAACCTATACTCACGGCTTTAAAGAATGATACCAACTGGGATGAGTTTGTTGAATTTATTAAAACAAAAAAACAAAGCTGGTATGATGAGACTATTAGTAATGAATTAGATATTTATGGTGCCGATTACTTAGGGGTTTATGATCAAAATAAAAAGTTTATAACCCGTACCCCAACTGCTGTAATTAAGACTATTGATTTTATTCCGAGGCAAGCTATGCTTGTTTTGGATAAAAAAAGAGTAGCAAAATTCTATATAAAAATTCCCGAAGGTATTGTAGAAGTAACGGGTGCTACGATTCATCCTTCAGACGATCCTTTAAAAATAAAGACAAAGCCTTTTGGTTACTTTTTTGCTGTTCGTTTAATTAATCAAAAATTTATAAAGAACTTAGAAAAAATTACAACTTCCAAAATTGCTTTTTTAAATAGTGATGAAAATAGAGCTGAGCAAAGGCATATTGTTAGTACTGTTTATCCTTTAAAAAACTCCAGAGGTTTACTTATTGGTAAATTACTTTTTGAGCGAAATTTTGATGTGTATTTTGAGAATACTATTCGAATTTTATATATCATCATTACTGTTTTTATAGTGTATTTAGTAGTAAGTATTTATTACACACAAAAATTAGTTTATCGCCCATTGTATTTCGTGCGAAGAGCGCTTCAAAGGGGGAGTTTGAGTGCAATAGCCGAGTTGAAAAAAACCTCCGGTGAGTTTAGTTACATAGGTAGATTATTTGAAGAAAATAATAACCAAAAAATAGCTTTGATTAAAGCCAAGATTAAGGCAGAGGAAGGTGATTTGTTAAAAGCTTCTTTTTTGGCCAATTTATCCCATGAGATAAGAACGCCAATGAATGCTATCAATGGTTTTACAGAACTTATTTTGAACACAGAACTTAGTGAAGAAGAACGAATAGAATATCTGACTATCATTCAACAAAACGGAAAAAATTTAACATCAATTATTGATGATTTGATTGAAATGTCAAAAATTGATACCAATCAGATAACACCGAATTTTACTGAAATCAACTTGGAATCCTGTATTGAAGAACTTTATAAAACGGTTAAGGTAACAATACCGAAAAAGAAACCTTTAAAGTTTAAGTTATACAAGAGTTCTGTTCCTGCGGATTATAATATTGTTACAGATGCGATTAAATTAAAACAAGTTGTAATTAATTTATTGACAAATGCAATCAAGTATACCGATGAAGGTCTGGTAACTTTTAAGTATGAGATTAATGAAGAAGAAAAATTAATTCATTTTACCATACAGGACACGGGTTCGGGAATTGATGAAAATCATCATAAGCATGTTTTTGACCGATTTAAGCGTATAGAAAATGATCAGTCTATAACAGTAGGAGGATTGGGACTGGGACTTTCTATTTCTAAGGCTTATATAGAAATTCTGGGAGGAACTATTAGTCTGGAGTCAAAAGTAGGAGAAGGTTCTATCTTTTATTTTTCAATTCCTTTGAAATATGCAAAAGTGGAGCATATAGTGGTTAAGCCAATCCGTGAAAAAGAATTAGCAAAATCCCAGAATAGGGTAATTTTGATAGCTGAAGATGATAATTTAAAATTTTTATTGTTTCAAAAAATGATGAAAGATAAAGGTTATCAGATTATAAGAGCCGTAAATGGACAGGAGGCAGTAGATATTTGCATCAATAATTCTGATATTGATTTGGTTTTAATGGATATCAAAATGCCTGTCATGAATGGGTTTGAAGCCAT